In one Cloacibacillus porcorum genomic region, the following are encoded:
- a CDS encoding prolyl-tRNA synthetase associated domain-containing protein, with translation MPLTKEEVRAKLTEMGIAYEVMEHGPVYTIDEMKEVEGMTIEDVCKNLFLRDEKGKRHFLVVLDEAKSADLKAIRAQIGSTRLSFGSEERLMDNLGLIKGAVTPLGVLNDCAKNVEVLIDEDLRGRPRLGVHPCDNTETLWMSFDSIKKIIERQGNSLKFIKI, from the coding sequence ATGCCGCTTACCAAAGAAGAGGTACGTGCGAAGCTCACCGAAATGGGGATCGCGTACGAGGTCATGGAACACGGCCCAGTATACACAATAGATGAAATGAAAGAAGTCGAGGGAATGACGATAGAAGACGTCTGCAAGAATCTCTTCCTGCGCGACGAAAAGGGCAAGCGCCACTTCCTCGTCGTGCTTGACGAGGCCAAAAGCGCCGACCTCAAAGCGATACGCGCGCAAATCGGCAGCACCCGCCTGAGCTTCGGCTCCGAGGAACGGCTGATGGACAACCTGGGGCTGATAAAGGGAGCAGTCACGCCGCTCGGCGTCCTCAACGACTGCGCGAAAAACGTCGAAGTGCTTATCGACGAAGACCTGCGGGGCCGCCCGCGGCTCGGTGTCCATCCCTGCGACAACACGGAGACGCTCTGGATGTCGTTCGACAGTATAAAAAAAATCATCGAGAGACAGGGAAACAGCCTTAAATTTATCAAAATATAA
- a CDS encoding MATE family efflux transporter: MIRDMTAGSPARTMVSFALPMILGNLFQQFYNIVDLIVVGNFVGASALAAVGASGSATFLFIALSTGGAAGCTVVISQFFGSHRMSETKSAVYTTLISMTATGALLALTGLIFGDGILWLMGTPQELFSDASVYLKIYTLALLFMFLYNGVTASFNALGDSRTPLFLLIFTSGLNIALDLLFVVRFGLAVPGVAWATLISQAFAAFAGLTILLSRLRDIKLPDRPPLFSAALFRKIYRIALPSMIQQSIVSMGFIFVQTLVNRYGPVLMAGYTAATKIDNIAILPMLNVGNALSAFTAQNMGAGKYERIGRGVRAASLMSSTIALALTAAIFLFGREFLGFFVDSEANAAVIEVGMDYLRAVSAFYIMMGMSNIFASVLRGAGDMSAFTFCTLTNFGLRIVMAYALAAKIGPAAIWWSLPIGWAAGLALAAARYAGGKWRLKGLI, from the coding sequence ATGATTCGGGATATGACGGCCGGCAGCCCCGCAAGGACTATGGTATCTTTCGCGCTGCCGATGATTCTGGGAAACCTATTTCAGCAGTTTTATAATATTGTAGACCTCATCGTCGTCGGGAATTTCGTCGGCGCTTCGGCGCTCGCCGCCGTCGGAGCCTCAGGCTCGGCGACCTTTCTCTTTATCGCCCTCTCCACCGGCGGCGCGGCGGGCTGCACCGTCGTGATCTCGCAGTTTTTCGGATCGCACAGGATGAGTGAAACAAAATCAGCCGTCTATACGACGCTTATTTCGATGACCGCGACCGGCGCGCTGCTGGCCCTCACCGGACTCATCTTCGGAGACGGCATCCTGTGGCTGATGGGAACGCCGCAGGAGCTTTTCAGCGACGCCTCCGTCTATTTAAAAATCTATACGCTGGCACTGCTCTTTATGTTTCTCTACAACGGCGTGACCGCCTCGTTCAACGCCCTCGGCGACAGCCGGACGCCGTTGTTTCTGCTTATCTTTACCTCTGGTCTGAACATCGCGCTCGATCTGCTGTTCGTTGTGCGCTTCGGTCTGGCCGTCCCCGGCGTCGCCTGGGCGACTCTGATCTCTCAGGCTTTCGCGGCCTTCGCGGGGCTCACGATCCTTCTTTCACGGCTCCGGGATATCAAACTCCCGGATAGACCGCCCCTTTTCTCCGCGGCGCTGTTCAGAAAGATATACCGCATCGCGCTGCCTTCGATGATACAGCAGTCGATCGTCTCCATGGGCTTCATCTTCGTCCAGACGCTCGTCAACAGGTACGGCCCCGTGCTGATGGCGGGCTACACCGCCGCCACGAAGATAGACAACATCGCGATACTGCCGATGCTCAACGTCGGCAACGCCCTCTCTGCCTTCACGGCGCAGAATATGGGGGCCGGAAAGTATGAACGGATCGGCAGAGGCGTCAGAGCCGCCTCCCTGATGTCTTCGACGATAGCGCTGGCGCTCACCGCCGCGATCTTCCTCTTCGGCAGGGAATTTCTCGGCTTCTTCGTAGATTCGGAGGCCAATGCCGCCGTCATCGAGGTTGGCATGGATTACCTCCGCGCCGTTTCGGCCTTTTATATCATGATGGGAATGAGTAATATTTTCGCGAGCGTACTGCGCGGAGCAGGCGATATGAGCGCCTTTACCTTCTGCACGCTGACAAATTTCGGCCTGCGCATCGTCATGGCCTATGCCCTCGCGGCAAAGATCGGCCCGGCGGCCATCTGGTGGTCGCTGCCGATCGGCTGGGCCGCCGGTCTCGCGCTTGCCGCCGCCAGATACGCCGGCGGCAAATGGCGCTTGAAGGGATTGATTTGA
- a CDS encoding DUF2207 domain-containing protein, which yields MKKTNICLLFMFCAVIFSALPANAAEIIESFRSTIAIREDSSLEVKEKLLVNIEHKSIKRGIIRNFPIRYKDRSGRSFDVGFDVESVKLDGEDIPYNISYDGAYAYVKIGDPNSMIPLGLHTFTIKYTTTRQVGFFENYDELYWNVTGNGWSWPIMTAACSVSLPQKYAGEPFRSIEWYVGGYGERGVKEDAKLADRNTVVTTHPLSPGEGLTVVYTWKKGLISPPPSPFGDERRQSWIAFATLAFSCAWFAFAVLKRRGGGEPPAVIPRFYPPKDSSPAFVRYIKEMKVDRVSMTANIIGLAVKGALKIEESDEPPSFFGHKNNIFTLVKKNSNVELTRDEDAMMMRLFPGDRESITLEQKNARELSGANGGLRRGISSLSRGLVSTNIGLCLTGALIFIAGLATTLPFTGDSLTTTAAAGIFGGAVLMISLSRKVSPGGSFITKIKEIIFSLFPSVVAAFAAYSIFEGERAVLLIILPFIAAATVTALMRPFVTSRTERGEELNSEVEGLNLYISVAEKDRMEMLNAPDETPELFERLLPYAMALGAAKTWGDRFAKVLEKAQYTPQWYAGPSPYIFMNTGGFGSFSEAIGSSMAAGMKPEQAPSSFSGAGGGGFSGGGGGGGGGSGW from the coding sequence GTTTTGTGCCGTTATTTTCTCCGCTCTTCCCGCCAACGCCGCGGAGATCATTGAAAGTTTCCGCAGCACGATAGCGATCCGTGAGGACAGCTCCCTTGAGGTCAAGGAGAAGCTGTTGGTAAATATTGAGCATAAGAGTATAAAGCGCGGCATCATCCGTAACTTCCCGATAAGGTATAAGGACAGGAGCGGGCGCTCCTTCGATGTCGGCTTTGACGTGGAGTCCGTCAAGCTTGACGGCGAAGACATCCCCTACAATATCTCTTATGACGGCGCTTACGCCTATGTGAAGATCGGCGACCCAAACTCGATGATACCGCTGGGGCTCCATACTTTTACGATAAAGTATACGACGACGCGTCAGGTGGGTTTCTTTGAAAATTACGACGAACTTTACTGGAACGTCACCGGCAACGGCTGGTCATGGCCGATAATGACGGCCGCCTGCAGCGTCTCTCTGCCGCAAAAATACGCGGGCGAACCATTTCGTTCAATAGAATGGTACGTCGGAGGCTACGGTGAGCGCGGAGTTAAGGAAGACGCCAAGCTGGCCGATAGGAATACGGTGGTCACGACGCACCCGCTGTCGCCTGGAGAGGGGCTCACCGTCGTATATACGTGGAAGAAAGGGCTCATCTCCCCGCCACCGTCACCGTTCGGAGACGAACGCAGGCAGAGCTGGATCGCCTTTGCGACTTTAGCCTTTTCCTGCGCGTGGTTCGCCTTTGCAGTCCTAAAACGCAGGGGCGGAGGGGAACCACCGGCGGTGATCCCACGTTTCTATCCGCCGAAGGATTCTTCTCCCGCCTTCGTTCGCTATATAAAGGAGATGAAGGTCGACCGCGTCTCGATGACGGCAAATATCATTGGGCTGGCGGTCAAAGGGGCGCTGAAGATTGAGGAGAGCGACGAACCGCCCTCGTTCTTTGGGCATAAAAATAATATCTTCACGCTCGTGAAGAAAAACAGCAATGTCGAACTGACACGGGACGAGGACGCGATGATGATGCGGCTCTTCCCCGGAGACCGGGAGAGCATCACGCTGGAGCAGAAAAACGCCAGGGAGCTTTCCGGTGCGAACGGCGGCCTCCGGCGCGGCATATCGAGCCTCAGCCGCGGGCTGGTCTCCACGAATATCGGCCTCTGTCTCACCGGCGCGCTGATTTTTATCGCCGGGCTCGCCACAACGCTGCCCTTCACCGGAGACAGCCTTACGACCACAGCCGCCGCCGGCATCTTCGGAGGCGCGGTGCTCATGATCTCACTCTCAAGGAAGGTTTCTCCCGGCGGCTCTTTCATTACAAAGATAAAGGAGATCATATTCTCCCTCTTTCCCTCGGTCGTCGCGGCCTTTGCCGCGTATTCGATCTTCGAGGGAGAGCGCGCCGTCCTTTTGATAATCCTGCCCTTTATCGCGGCGGCGACGGTGACTGCGCTGATGCGCCCCTTCGTTACCAGCCGAACTGAGAGGGGCGAGGAGCTCAACAGCGAGGTGGAGGGGCTGAATCTCTATATCTCCGTCGCGGAGAAGGACCGTATGGAGATGCTGAACGCGCCGGACGAGACCCCAGAGCTGTTTGAACGGCTTCTGCCCTACGCGATGGCGCTCGGGGCAGCCAAGACCTGGGGAGACCGGTTCGCAAAGGTACTTGAAAAGGCACAGTACACGCCGCAGTGGTACGCCGGCCCCTCACCCTATATCTTCATGAACACGGGCGGCTTCGGCTCTTTCTCCGAGGCAATCGGCTCCAGCATGGCCGCCGGCATGAAACCGGAACAGGCCCCAAGCTCCTTTTCCGGAGCCGGAGGCGGCGGCTTCTCCGGCGGCGGAGGTGGCGGTGGCGGCGGCTCCGGCTGGTAA
- a CDS encoding UPF0182 family membrane protein has protein sequence MDINDLLRSMMNRPQREWTQGSGDNGENWDDERPQMPRIELPKVKKFWFVAGGLFILFAVVLPWIATFMTDLYWFEAQGFESVFWRRFWAQWELFAAALVPGFIIYSLNWQLAWKRGLRQIDDAGADARAGRRVRLFILGAALLVAAVNALNAMGMWHEFLQFMNKTPFGETDPLFGIDIGFYVFSLPFLKFLQLWTQGVLMLTLIGSAAIYFMTRSVSFTPGRLYVAPAARLHLTLLGALILILWGVGYWVARYELLFSPTGVVFGAGYTDVHVVLPALSILTFAMFAAAALLFVNFFRPMWKFSAVAIGLLLVVGWAARSVVPGLVQQYRVKPNEYEMEKSYLDYHLDYTRRAFGLNKVTSVAFTPEAEVTAAELAADNETVQNIRLWDYSPLLRTYRQLQAIRTYYNFNDVYIDRYMMDGRSRQVMLGVRELDLSRLQNPTWVNTHLEFTHGYGVVMNPVNEIASGGLPYFFMKDIPVRSTVDIPLSRPEIYFGTAPYSYVLVKTDVKEFDYPMGDSNVRSVYQEDGGVAIGSLWRRILFSLRFRDSEILFTGALSKESRVLYNRNVRRAFAQVAPFLIYDAETYPVLIDGRIKWLQDAFTWSERYPYSKPFDTADSTLAIFRGVNYVRNSVKGVADAYTGKMEFYVVDDKDPIIRTWMKIFPGLFRDRGGISEELWQHIRYPEDFFEVQTAVYTTYHMTDTNTYYNREDVWEVTPVGRERRIQPNYVTMKLWGEKSPEFAIIVPYMPLGRDNLIGWMAGRCDPQNYGELLVYQFPKQKLIYGPGQVEALIDQNPEISAQLSLWSQRGSDVIRGDLLVVPIGKSLLYVQPLYLKAEKGELPELKRVIVSTGGRVAWAENFGSALEKLMGQKMTLSTGTKTESVAAAPVAGSSEGGADTDIKALASEAQELYNAAQNAQRNGDWAGYGEKIGQLGEVLGRMRELTD, from the coding sequence GTGGATATAAACGATCTCTTGCGGTCGATGATGAACCGGCCGCAGCGTGAGTGGACGCAGGGAAGCGGCGACAATGGGGAAAACTGGGACGACGAGCGGCCGCAGATGCCGCGCATCGAGCTGCCGAAGGTGAAGAAGTTCTGGTTCGTGGCCGGCGGCCTCTTTATCCTCTTTGCGGTCGTGCTGCCGTGGATCGCCACCTTTATGACGGATCTATACTGGTTTGAGGCGCAGGGCTTCGAGTCCGTCTTCTGGCGGCGCTTTTGGGCGCAGTGGGAGCTTTTTGCCGCGGCTCTGGTGCCCGGTTTTATCATCTATTCGCTTAACTGGCAGCTTGCCTGGAAACGCGGTCTGCGGCAGATTGACGACGCGGGGGCGGACGCGCGCGCAGGACGCCGCGTCAGGCTCTTTATCCTCGGCGCCGCGCTGCTGGTCGCCGCCGTCAACGCGCTGAACGCCATGGGGATGTGGCATGAGTTTCTTCAGTTCATGAATAAAACTCCCTTTGGCGAGACGGACCCGCTGTTCGGCATCGATATCGGTTTTTATGTCTTCAGCCTGCCCTTCCTGAAATTCCTTCAGCTCTGGACGCAGGGAGTGCTGATGCTGACGCTGATCGGCTCGGCGGCGATCTATTTTATGACGCGCTCGGTGAGTTTTACCCCCGGGAGGCTCTACGTGGCTCCCGCGGCGAGGCTGCATCTGACTCTGCTCGGCGCATTGATCCTCATTCTCTGGGGAGTCGGTTACTGGGTCGCGCGCTATGAGCTGCTCTTCTCTCCGACCGGCGTGGTCTTCGGCGCTGGTTATACCGACGTGCATGTGGTGCTGCCGGCGCTTTCGATACTTACCTTTGCGATGTTCGCCGCCGCGGCGCTGCTCTTTGTGAACTTCTTCCGTCCGATGTGGAAATTCTCCGCCGTCGCCATCGGCCTGCTTTTGGTCGTCGGCTGGGCGGCGCGCAGCGTGGTCCCCGGCCTTGTCCAGCAGTACCGCGTTAAACCGAACGAGTACGAGATGGAGAAGAGTTATCTCGACTATCACCTCGACTACACGCGCCGCGCCTTCGGACTTAACAAGGTCACCTCCGTGGCCTTCACGCCGGAGGCCGAGGTGACCGCCGCCGAGCTCGCGGCGGACAACGAGACGGTGCAGAATATCCGCCTGTGGGACTATTCCCCGCTGCTGCGCACCTACCGTCAGCTGCAGGCGATACGCACCTACTACAATTTCAATGACGTCTATATCGACCGCTATATGATGGATGGGCGCAGCCGCCAGGTGATGCTCGGCGTCCGCGAGCTGGATCTCTCGCGGCTCCAGAATCCGACGTGGGTCAATACCCATCTTGAATTCACTCACGGCTACGGCGTGGTGATGAACCCCGTCAACGAGATCGCCTCCGGCGGGCTGCCCTACTTTTTTATGAAGGACATCCCAGTCCGCTCCACGGTTGACATCCCCCTCTCGCGTCCGGAGATATATTTCGGCACGGCACCCTACTCCTATGTTCTCGTCAAGACCGACGTGAAGGAGTTCGATTATCCGATGGGAGATTCGAATGTCCGCTCCGTCTATCAGGAGGACGGAGGCGTGGCCATCGGTTCGCTGTGGCGGCGTATCCTCTTCTCGCTGCGTTTCCGCGACTCGGAGATACTCTTTACGGGCGCCCTCTCTAAAGAGAGCCGCGTGCTCTATAACCGCAACGTGCGCCGCGCCTTCGCGCAGGTCGCCCCCTTCCTGATCTACGACGCGGAGACCTACCCCGTTCTTATTGACGGCCGCATCAAGTGGCTGCAGGACGCCTTCACCTGGTCGGAGCGCTATCCCTACTCGAAGCCGTTTGATACGGCGGACAGCACGCTTGCTATCTTCCGCGGCGTGAACTATGTGCGCAACAGCGTGAAGGGTGTCGCCGACGCCTATACGGGCAAGATGGAGTTCTACGTCGTCGACGACAAAGACCCGATCATCCGCACCTGGATGAAGATATTCCCCGGCCTCTTCCGTGACAGAGGCGGCATATCCGAGGAGCTGTGGCAGCATATCCGCTACCCGGAGGATTTCTTCGAGGTGCAGACGGCGGTCTATACCACCTACCATATGACCGACACGAACACATACTATAACCGCGAAGACGTTTGGGAGGTCACTCCCGTGGGACGCGAGCGCCGCATACAGCCGAATTATGTCACAATGAAGCTCTGGGGAGAGAAGTCTCCCGAATTTGCGATCATCGTCCCATATATGCCGCTGGGGCGCGACAACCTCATCGGCTGGATGGCCGGACGCTGTGACCCGCAGAATTACGGCGAGCTGCTCGTCTACCAGTTCCCGAAACAGAAGCTGATCTACGGCCCCGGACAGGTGGAGGCGCTTATCGACCAGAATCCCGAAATATCGGCGCAGCTTTCGCTTTGGAGCCAGCGCGGTTCGGACGTCATCCGCGGCGACCTGCTTGTCGTGCCGATTGGAAAGTCGCTGCTCTATGTGCAGCCTCTCTACCTCAAGGCGGAAAAGGGCGAGCTGCCGGAGCTTAAGCGCGTCATCGTCTCGACGGGAGGGCGCGTCGCCTGGGCCGAGAACTTTGGCTCCGCGCTTGAGAAGCTGATGGGGCAGAAGATGACGCTCTCGACCGGCACGAAGACGGAGAGTGTCGCCGCCGCGCCGGTGGCCGGGAGCTCCGAGGGAGGCGCCGACACCGACATTAAGGCTCTCGCCTCTGAGGCGCAGGAGCTTTATAACGCCGCGCAGAACGCCCAGAGAAACGGCGACTGGGCCGGTTACGGTGAGAAGATAGGACAGCTTGGCGAGGTGCTGGGACGTATGCGGGAGCTGACCGACTGA
- a CDS encoding glycosyl hydrolase family 18 protein, whose translation MKCPLVRFLKVLLLTVLVSVPFNGAAFAAEGDEPVEIYFESQSGVQPDLLGTAFFRAGALWVPAEALRLMGVPLEDGPNNKGFYIGVTDPAQRFDSPVLAQLAGRQIALYFPSLSVEGVSYFNMSGMQNLTNLDFRRENGSVVFTPNDSVRGYVQSGAVELPPISGKLTMTWEHVTLDNPNLGAQNAIPGLDVLSPTWFNLMDANGGMANRASAAYVESAHRRGYRVWGLVSNSFNAAMTTAFFKNARAMNLFMARLIIYAKLYGLDGVNIDFEGMNEADRAQFVRFVARISELLRPEGLTLSVDVFIPANTKSSRSHDRGELAKYVDYVMLMAYDEHWRTSPRAGSVASMPWVTKAVEGTLAEGVPPSKLVLGVPFYMRRWEETKANGGVKVKGYTLTMAEAEELAAKRGAQMQWLETPGQYYFTYVANGKVQKVWVENAASIERKLSLVGKYGLAGMAGWRKGHEKPEVWDTISSLMGK comes from the coding sequence ATGAAGTGTCCACTTGTAAGATTTTTAAAGGTGTTATTACTCACGGTCCTCGTCTCCGTACCCTTTAACGGCGCGGCTTTTGCTGCCGAGGGAGACGAACCGGTGGAGATATATTTTGAAAGCCAGAGCGGTGTACAGCCCGATCTGCTTGGCACCGCCTTTTTCAGGGCCGGCGCCCTTTGGGTGCCCGCGGAGGCGCTTCGTTTGATGGGCGTACCTCTGGAGGATGGGCCGAACAACAAAGGTTTCTACATCGGCGTCACAGACCCCGCGCAGCGCTTTGACAGCCCTGTGCTCGCGCAGCTCGCCGGACGCCAGATAGCGCTATATTTCCCCTCGCTCTCCGTCGAGGGCGTCTCCTACTTCAACATGAGCGGGATGCAGAACCTGACGAATCTTGATTTCAGAAGGGAAAACGGGAGCGTCGTCTTTACCCCCAACGACAGCGTCAGAGGATATGTGCAGAGCGGTGCCGTGGAGCTGCCCCCAATTTCTGGCAAGCTGACGATGACCTGGGAACATGTGACGCTCGATAATCCCAATCTCGGCGCGCAGAATGCGATACCTGGCCTTGACGTCCTATCCCCGACCTGGTTCAATCTCATGGACGCGAACGGCGGTATGGCGAACCGCGCCTCCGCCGCCTATGTTGAGTCAGCCCACCGCAGGGGATACCGCGTGTGGGGGCTGGTCTCCAACAGCTTCAACGCCGCCATGACGACCGCCTTCTTTAAGAACGCGCGCGCGATGAACCTCTTTATGGCGCGTCTCATAATCTACGCGAAGCTCTACGGCCTCGACGGCGTCAATATCGACTTTGAGGGAATGAACGAAGCCGACCGCGCGCAGTTCGTGCGCTTTGTCGCGCGGATATCCGAACTGCTGCGCCCCGAGGGGCTCACGCTCTCCGTCGACGTCTTCATCCCCGCGAATACTAAATCTTCGCGGAGCCATGACCGCGGCGAACTTGCGAAATATGTCGACTATGTCATGCTGATGGCCTACGACGAACACTGGCGTACAAGCCCACGCGCCGGTTCCGTAGCCTCGATGCCCTGGGTGACGAAGGCGGTCGAGGGTACCCTCGCGGAGGGAGTCCCGCCGTCGAAGCTGGTGCTCGGCGTTCCCTTCTATATGCGCCGCTGGGAGGAGACGAAAGCCAACGGCGGAGTGAAGGTGAAGGGCTACACCCTGACGATGGCCGAGGCGGAGGAGCTCGCCGCGAAGCGCGGCGCTCAGATGCAGTGGCTTGAGACGCCGGGACAGTATTATTTCACCTACGTCGCGAATGGCAAGGTGCAGAAGGTATGGGTCGAAAACGCCGCCTCGATAGAGCGGAAGCTTTCACTGGTGGGTAAATACGGCCTCGCCGGAATGGCCGGTTGGCGAAAAGGCCACGAAAAACCCGAGGTGTGGGATACTATTTCATCTTTAATGGGCAAATAG